The DNA sequence CTTCAATTTCATTAAAGGTGAACTCACCTGGTTATTAAGCTAACCTGTTTTAGTAACTGCGAACGCCTGGAGTGAGCTGCTCAACAGCCAAGTTTCGCCCATCAAGTGTGCAGGTAAACGTGTAGAAACTTGGCATCTTAAGGCAGGAGGGGAAATTGAGATGAAGAAGATATTGTTCCCGGCAGACAGGTTTGACCGCCGTCAGGAGGGTGCCGTTTCGGTTGAGTTTGCTATAGTTTTACCCGTGCTACTATTATTAATACTGGGGGGCATGGATTTAGGTCATATGCTTTACATAAAACATATTATTACTAATGCCAGCCGAGAGGGGGCTCGTTTTGCTGCGAAGTATACCGGAAACAATATCTCTCCGACCTCTGAAGACATCTCTAATTATGTAAAATCAACATCAGGGCTTAACTATGACAGCTTCAATTTGGATAACTTGGTTGTTGCCGGAAGCTACAGTGGTACGTCTCCAAATAGAATTGCCACTATTACTGTTCAGGCAGATAAGTATTGGTGGATACTCGGCAGCGTACCGGGATTTATCAATCCGAAACAACTCACAGCCACGACGGCTATGGTGTTGGAAGGGCCCTGAAGGAGAACGAGATGCAAAATAGAAGCGTGAAAAAGAAGTTTAAACTAGTTCGTGATGCATCAGGAGCTGTTGCTATAAGTTTTGCCCTCACTCTCGCCATACTCTGCGGGTTCGTAGCGCTGGCATTTGATATCGGCCATTTGGTAATGGTAAAGGCTGAATTGCAGAGAACGGCGGATGCCGGCGCACTGGCTGGTGCAACGGGATTGGTGCCCTACACCGGTCCGGTGACAAGTCAAACGCCGGACTGGCTTCAAGGGCAGAGTAAGGCCCAGACATTAATCAATAACACAGCTAACCTAGCTGA is a window from the Desulfobacca acetoxidans DSM 11109 genome containing:
- a CDS encoding TadE/TadG family type IV pilus assembly protein, with product MKKILFPADRFDRRQEGAVSVEFAIVLPVLLLLILGGMDLGHMLYIKHIITNASREGARFAAKYTGNNISPTSEDISNYVKSTSGLNYDSFNLDNLVVAGSYSGTSPNRIATITVQADKYWWILGSVPGFINPKQLTATTAMVLEGP